In Deltaproteobacteria bacterium, a single genomic region encodes these proteins:
- a CDS encoding NmrA family NAD(P)-binding protein — protein sequence MTFVITGVSGNTGGVVADTLLAQGQRVRVVVREREKAARFAAHGAEVAVADLGDTRALAAAFAGARAAYVLVPPNLAAADTRAHQRATSDSIAAALREARVPHAVLLSSIGAQHPAGTGPIAGLHHTEALLRALPDTRASFIRAAYFMENLGGSLGLLDQGLLPSFMPASLAIEMVATVDIGKLAAQTLVEGTAATQVIELAGPSKVSMADVAAAASKRLGKPITVAEAPTEAVVPTLTGFGMPADLAAMYREMIEGLIAGHVAYEGGHRTSRGATTVDTVLGALLGAGTPPR from the coding sequence ATGACGTTCGTGATCACAGGGGTTTCGGGTAACACCGGGGGTGTCGTCGCCGACACGTTGCTGGCCCAGGGCCAGCGGGTGCGCGTGGTGGTGCGGGAGCGCGAGAAGGCGGCCCGCTTTGCGGCACACGGCGCCGAAGTGGCGGTCGCCGACCTGGGCGACACCCGAGCGTTGGCCGCCGCGTTCGCCGGCGCGCGCGCAGCCTACGTGCTGGTGCCGCCGAACCTGGCCGCCGCCGACACCCGCGCGCACCAGCGCGCGACCTCGGACTCGATCGCCGCCGCGCTGCGCGAGGCCCGGGTCCCCCACGCGGTGCTGCTGTCGTCGATCGGCGCCCAGCACCCCGCAGGCACCGGCCCGATCGCCGGCCTGCACCACACCGAGGCGCTGTTGCGGGCGCTGCCCGACACGCGCGCGAGCTTCATCCGCGCGGCGTACTTCATGGAGAACCTCGGCGGCTCGCTCGGCCTGCTCGACCAGGGCCTGCTGCCGAGCTTCATGCCCGCATCGCTGGCGATCGAGATGGTCGCCACCGTCGACATCGGCAAGCTCGCGGCGCAGACCCTCGTCGAGGGCACTGCTGCAACGCAGGTGATCGAGCTCGCGGGTCCGAGCAAGGTCTCGATGGCCGACGTGGCCGCCGCGGCGTCGAAGCGACTCGGCAAGCCCATCACCGTCGCCGAGGCACCGACCGAGGCGGTGGTGCCGACGCTGACGGGCTTCGGCATGCCCGCGGACCTCGCGGCGATGTACCGCGAGATGATCGAGGGCCTCATCGCCGGCCACGTCGCCTACG
- a CDS encoding LysR family transcriptional regulator, which produces MHAVQLGGLDLNALVVLDALLRTRSVTAAARSVGLSQSATSHALARLRRTFGDPLLVRGAGGLVATTRAEAMASPLREALAAMQRAVAGPARFDPATAQRRFVLSLADYVGLVMLPGLLQRVAAEAPGVDLQVRNHDGHGGELLARGEFDLMVVPDSRPVEGSGIRARKLFHERFVCLVHRDHPALARRWTLESFVRLRHAVIAPTGRPGGVVDDALAELGLTRRVVLSLPQFLLAPFVVAGSDLVLTLPERVARVFVEQLPLLLVEPPLRLRGFTMQLLWHERSHDDPAHRWLRELCTEVMGVVPGARAKVRGRARVPATPRRGG; this is translated from the coding sequence ATGCATGCCGTGCAGCTCGGCGGCCTCGATCTCAACGCGCTGGTCGTGCTGGACGCACTGCTGCGCACGCGCAGCGTGACCGCGGCGGCGCGGAGCGTCGGGCTGTCGCAGTCGGCCACCAGTCACGCGCTCGCGCGGCTGCGTCGCACCTTCGGCGATCCCTTGCTGGTCCGCGGCGCGGGTGGTCTGGTCGCCACCACGCGGGCCGAGGCGATGGCCTCGCCGCTGCGCGAGGCGCTGGCCGCGATGCAGCGCGCCGTCGCTGGACCCGCGCGCTTCGACCCCGCGACCGCGCAGCGTCGCTTCGTGCTGTCGTTGGCGGACTATGTCGGCCTCGTGATGCTGCCCGGCCTGCTCCAGCGCGTCGCGGCGGAGGCCCCCGGCGTCGATCTGCAGGTGCGCAACCACGACGGCCACGGCGGCGAGTTGCTCGCCCGCGGCGAGTTCGACCTGATGGTCGTGCCCGACAGTCGACCGGTCGAAGGCTCGGGGATCCGCGCTCGCAAGCTGTTCCACGAGCGATTCGTGTGTCTGGTCCATCGCGATCACCCCGCGCTCGCGCGTCGCTGGACGCTCGAGAGCTTCGTGCGGCTGCGGCACGCCGTGATCGCGCCCACCGGCCGACCCGGTGGCGTGGTCGACGACGCGCTCGCCGAGCTGGGGCTGACGCGGCGCGTGGTGCTGTCGCTGCCGCAGTTCTTGCTCGCGCCCTTCGTGGTGGCCGGTAGTGACCTCGTGTTGACCTTGCCCGAGCGGGTCGCGCGGGTATTCGTCGAGCAGCTGCCGCTCTTGCTGGTCGAGCCGCCGCTGCGGCTGCGCGGCTTCACGATGCAGCTGCTGTGGCACGAGCGTAGCCACGACGATCCCGCGCATCGCTGGCTGCGCGAGCTGTGCACCGAGGTGATGGGGGTGGTGCCCGGCGCGCGCGCGAAGGTTCGTGGGCGCGCGCGGGTGCCCGCGACCCCACGTCGCGGCGGATGA